Proteins encoded by one window of Pseudonocardia alni:
- a CDS encoding glycoside hydrolase family 65 protein, producing MKPDHLPTFTVEPWVVREPRLDLDAMGQTESVFALSNGHIGLRGNLDEGEPHVLPGTYLNSFYEVRPLPYAEGGYGYPESGQTIINTTNGKLIRLLVDDEPFDLRYGTLHRHERVLDMQAGTLHREVEWESPAGRRVRVRSTRLVSLTQRAVAAISYEVELVSNGNDGSGAAGDAALLVLQSELVANEQLPGRDADDPRLDTALDNVLEPEQSRAGDAGATLVHRTRKSELRCGAAMEHEVFGPDGVQVSTDANEDLARTTVIARVKPGQSLRVVKYLAYGWSSRRSLPAVYDQVRAAIAAARYTGWDGLVAEQRDYLDDFWATADVEIDGDAELQQAVRLATFHILQAGARAERRCIPAKGLTADGYDGHTFWDTETFCLQVLSFVAPEAAADALRWRKSILPLAFERAETLGLKGAAFPWRTIRGHECSGYWPAGTAAFHINADIADAVKRHVHATGDTKFELEVGLELLVATARLWRSLGSHDSAGNFRIDGVTGPDEYSSIADNNVYTNLMAQQNLRYAAEVAAKHPRSASRLGVDSEEIASWRDAAGAMFIPFDERLGVHPQSEGFTDHQRWNFEETPAERYPLLLNYPYFDLYRKQVIKQADLVLAMQIFPEAFTEEQKRRNFAYYEAITVRDSSLSACTQSVMAARTGHLELAHQYLAEAALVDLQDLAGNTDHGMHIASMAGTWTAVVLGFGGMRCEADGLSFAPVLPASLSRISFGLKWQGRRIRVSITPEETEYRLTDGAPMRLRHHGEPIALDDESPATAPTPTPEWVEPVEQPHGRAPRVRG from the coding sequence GTGAAGCCCGACCACCTGCCCACCTTCACCGTCGAGCCGTGGGTGGTCCGCGAACCGCGCCTCGACCTGGACGCGATGGGCCAGACCGAGTCGGTCTTCGCGCTGTCCAACGGCCACATCGGGCTGCGCGGCAACCTCGACGAGGGCGAGCCGCACGTCCTGCCCGGCACCTACCTGAACTCCTTCTACGAGGTCCGGCCGCTGCCGTACGCCGAGGGCGGCTACGGCTACCCCGAGTCCGGGCAGACGATCATCAACACGACCAACGGCAAGCTGATCCGGCTGCTGGTCGACGACGAGCCGTTCGACCTGCGCTACGGCACCCTGCACCGGCACGAACGGGTGCTGGACATGCAGGCCGGCACGCTGCACCGCGAGGTCGAGTGGGAGTCCCCGGCCGGGCGCCGGGTCCGGGTCCGCTCGACCCGCTTGGTCTCGCTGACCCAGCGCGCGGTCGCCGCGATCTCCTACGAGGTCGAGCTGGTCAGCAACGGCAACGACGGCAGCGGCGCCGCCGGTGACGCCGCCCTGCTGGTGCTGCAGTCCGAGCTCGTCGCCAACGAGCAGCTGCCCGGCCGCGACGCCGACGACCCGCGCCTGGACACCGCGCTGGACAACGTGCTGGAGCCCGAGCAGTCCCGCGCCGGCGACGCCGGAGCCACCCTGGTGCACCGCACCCGCAAGTCGGAGCTGCGCTGCGGCGCGGCGATGGAGCACGAGGTGTTCGGCCCGGACGGCGTCCAGGTGTCCACCGACGCCAACGAGGACCTCGCCCGCACCACCGTCATCGCCCGGGTCAAGCCCGGCCAGTCGCTGCGCGTGGTCAAGTACCTCGCCTACGGCTGGTCCTCGCGGCGCAGCCTGCCCGCCGTCTACGACCAGGTGCGCGCCGCCATCGCCGCCGCCCGGTACACCGGCTGGGACGGCCTGGTCGCCGAGCAGCGCGACTACCTCGACGACTTCTGGGCCACCGCCGACGTCGAGATCGACGGCGACGCCGAGCTGCAGCAGGCCGTGCGGCTGGCGACCTTCCACATCCTGCAGGCCGGCGCCCGCGCCGAGCGCCGCTGCATCCCGGCCAAGGGGCTGACCGCCGACGGCTACGACGGCCACACCTTCTGGGACACCGAGACGTTCTGCCTGCAGGTGCTGTCCTTCGTCGCCCCGGAGGCGGCGGCGGACGCCCTGCGCTGGCGCAAGTCGATCCTGCCGCTGGCCTTCGAGCGCGCCGAGACACTCGGCCTCAAGGGCGCGGCGTTCCCGTGGCGCACCATCCGCGGCCACGAGTGCTCCGGCTACTGGCCCGCGGGCACCGCGGCGTTCCACATCAACGCCGACATCGCCGACGCGGTGAAGCGGCACGTGCACGCCACCGGCGACACCAAGTTCGAGCTGGAGGTCGGGCTGGAGCTGCTGGTCGCGACCGCGCGGCTGTGGCGCTCGCTGGGCAGCCACGACTCGGCGGGCAACTTCCGCATCGACGGCGTCACCGGCCCCGACGAGTACTCCTCGATCGCGGACAACAACGTCTACACCAACCTGATGGCCCAGCAGAACCTGCGCTACGCCGCCGAGGTCGCCGCGAAGCACCCGAGGTCGGCGTCACGGCTCGGGGTGGACTCCGAGGAGATCGCGTCCTGGCGCGATGCCGCCGGCGCCATGTTCATCCCGTTCGACGAGCGCCTGGGCGTGCACCCGCAGTCCGAGGGCTTCACCGACCACCAGCGGTGGAACTTCGAGGAGACCCCGGCCGAGCGGTACCCGCTGCTGCTGAACTACCCCTACTTCGACCTGTACCGCAAGCAGGTCATCAAGCAGGCCGACCTCGTGCTGGCGATGCAGATCTTCCCGGAGGCGTTCACCGAGGAGCAGAAGCGCCGCAACTTCGCCTACTACGAGGCGATCACGGTGCGGGACTCGTCGTTGTCGGCGTGCACCCAGTCGGTGATGGCCGCCCGCACCGGGCACCTGGAGCTGGCCCACCAGTACCTCGCCGAGGCCGCCCTGGTCGACCTGCAGGACCTGGCGGGCAACACCGACCACGGCATGCACATCGCGTCGATGGCCGGGACCTGGACCGCGGTCGTGCTGGGCTTCGGCGGGATGCGCTGCGAGGCCGACGGGTTGTCGTTCGCTCCGGTGCTGCCGGCGTCGCTGTCGCGGATCTCGTTCGGCCTGAAGTGGCAGGGGCGCCGGATCCGGGTCTCGATCACCCCCGAGGAGACCGAGTACCGGCTCACCGACGGCGCCCCGATGCGGCTGCGCCACCACGGCGAGCCCATCGCGCTCGACGACGAGAGCCCGGCCACCGCGCCGACCCCCACCCCGGAGTGGGTGGAGCCGGTGGAACAGCCCCATGGACGGGCCCCGCGGGTCCGCGGCTGA
- a CDS encoding beta-phosphoglucomutase family hydrolase — MLGLPDGTRACLFDLDGVLTDTASVHAAAWKQMFDEYLRSRDGDGYTPFDVNADYGPYVDGKPRLEGTRSFLASRGIELPEGSPDDTADTETLWGLSTRKNDLVQERIRTDGVEVYPGSRRYLEAVKDAGLTTAVVSSSANAEQILRVTGLETFIDHRVDGVTARERGLPGKPAPDTFLAAAADLGVDRSAAVVFEDALAGVQAGHAGDFGAVVGVDRLDQADALREHGADVVVTDLADLLERS; from the coding sequence ATGCTGGGGCTGCCCGACGGCACACGCGCGTGCCTGTTCGACCTGGACGGCGTACTCACCGACACCGCGAGCGTCCACGCCGCGGCGTGGAAGCAGATGTTCGACGAGTACCTCCGTTCCCGCGACGGTGACGGGTACACCCCGTTCGACGTCAACGCCGACTACGGTCCGTACGTCGACGGGAAGCCCCGTCTCGAGGGGACCCGCAGCTTCCTCGCCTCGCGCGGGATCGAGCTGCCCGAGGGGTCCCCGGACGACACCGCGGACACCGAGACCCTGTGGGGCCTGTCGACCCGCAAGAACGACCTCGTGCAGGAGCGGATCCGCACCGACGGAGTCGAGGTCTACCCGGGGTCGCGCCGCTACCTGGAGGCGGTGAAGGACGCCGGGCTCACCACCGCCGTCGTGTCCTCCAGCGCGAACGCCGAGCAGATCCTGCGGGTCACCGGGCTCGAGACCTTCATCGACCACCGCGTCGACGGCGTCACCGCCCGCGAGCGCGGCCTGCCCGGCAAGCCCGCTCCCGACACCTTCCTCGCCGCCGCGGCCGACCTCGGGGTGGACCGGTCCGCCGCGGTGGTGTTCGAGGACGCGCTGGCCGGCGTGCAGGCCGGCCACGCGGGGGACTTCGGCGCCGTCGTCGGCGTCGACCGTCTCGACCAGGCGGACGCGCTGCGTGAGCACGGCGCGGACGTCGTCGTCACCGATCTCGCCGACCTGCTGGAGCGTTCGTGA
- a CDS encoding ATP-dependent DNA ligase has protein sequence MPDLIPPMLPAAGELTDAGDPDRWAVEFAWEGHRCVAYARPGRVRLLSSTARSVTGSFPELAVLGDQAPPGGMVLDGTVVALDEAGRPSRGPLLRRTATVSPDAALRSEVPVGYVVTDLLFCDGRRTCELPYRRRRAELEALDLAGPKILVPPSFGLDEADLVVRTAERYGLDGLHLKRLDLPYQPGRRTRNWLRVPLRRHRQVLVAGWVPAGAPGGGRERIGAVLLALPEPGGLRYVGRVGIGAADVDARTVLRVPATGTPPLGVPDGIGVDPRWLAPGLVAAVEHRGRTAAGRLTLPSWRGLVAPAEHDDDLATAIDAARRAASAVRPTVALRRPGRGTGHAPGHGPETVVLPRAGAVAAPGTRPASEDGDAPPDARTPGPAGTAAPDRPARDTPPDEGRPARPGAHRAPAPDETVRIRVRDAVPRALVDPVPPATAPDGPWHGPLSRRLEQHFVYNTLNTIASLVRTDPPRARELLLGFADLSRAADRAGEPSIRLDEELAAVRAYLQIERTRFGARLTTELDDPSGAGVDPSSAVPPLSVLAAVRRGVAEEIEPHSAGGAVHVRLDPDAPDGPAARVEVHPAGPAERPARAPLVLLVLPLGVPVV, from the coding sequence ATGCCCGACCTCATCCCGCCGATGCTGCCCGCCGCGGGCGAGCTGACCGACGCGGGCGACCCGGACCGCTGGGCGGTCGAGTTCGCCTGGGAGGGCCACCGCTGCGTGGCCTACGCCCGGCCCGGCCGCGTCCGGCTGCTGTCCTCCACCGCACGCAGCGTGACCGGGTCCTTCCCCGAGCTCGCCGTGCTCGGCGACCAGGCCCCGCCGGGCGGCATGGTGCTCGACGGCACCGTCGTCGCCCTCGACGAGGCGGGCCGCCCGTCGCGCGGTCCGCTCCTGCGCCGCACCGCGACGGTGTCCCCGGACGCGGCCCTGCGGTCCGAGGTCCCGGTCGGCTACGTGGTCACCGACCTGCTGTTCTGCGACGGCCGCCGCACGTGCGAGCTGCCCTACCGGCGCCGCCGCGCGGAGCTGGAGGCGCTCGACCTGGCCGGGCCGAAGATCCTGGTCCCGCCCTCGTTCGGGCTCGACGAGGCCGACCTCGTGGTCCGGACCGCGGAGCGCTACGGCCTCGACGGGCTGCACCTCAAGCGGCTCGACCTGCCCTACCAGCCCGGGCGGCGCACCCGGAACTGGCTGCGGGTGCCGCTGCGCCGCCACCGGCAGGTGCTCGTCGCGGGCTGGGTGCCCGCCGGGGCCCCGGGCGGGGGCCGGGAGCGGATCGGCGCGGTGCTGCTGGCGCTGCCCGAGCCCGGCGGGCTCCGCTACGTGGGCCGCGTCGGGATCGGCGCCGCCGACGTCGACGCCCGCACCGTCCTGCGCGTCCCCGCCACCGGGACCCCGCCGCTCGGGGTGCCCGACGGGATCGGCGTCGACCCCCGCTGGCTGGCCCCCGGCCTGGTCGCGGCGGTCGAGCACCGGGGCCGGACGGCCGCCGGACGGCTCACCCTGCCGTCCTGGCGCGGTCTGGTGGCGCCCGCCGAGCACGACGACGACCTGGCCACCGCGATCGACGCGGCGCGCCGGGCGGCGTCGGCGGTCCGCCCGACCGTCGCGCTGCGCCGCCCGGGCCGCGGGACCGGGCACGCACCCGGGCACGGCCCGGAGACCGTCGTGCTGCCCCGCGCCGGTGCCGTGGCCGCACCGGGCACCCGGCCCGCCTCCGAGGACGGGGACGCCCCGCCGGACGCCCGCACCCCGGGCCCCGCCGGCACCGCGGCCCCCGACCGGCCCGCCCGTGACACCCCGCCGGACGAGGGCCGCCCGGCCCGGCCCGGCGCGCACCGCGCCCCGGCCCCCGACGAGACCGTCCGCATCCGGGTCCGCGACGCCGTCCCGCGCGCCCTCGTGGACCCCGTGCCGCCGGCCACCGCCCCGGACGGCCCCTGGCACGGGCCGCTGTCGCGGCGGCTCGAGCAGCACTTCGTCTACAACACCCTCAACACCATCGCCTCGCTGGTGCGCACCGACCCGCCACGGGCCCGGGAGCTGCTGCTCGGCTTCGCCGACCTGTCCCGGGCCGCGGACCGGGCCGGGGAGCCCTCGATCCGGCTCGACGAGGAGCTCGCCGCCGTGCGGGCCTACCTGCAGATCGAACGGACCCGCTTCGGCGCCCGGCTGACCACCGAGCTCGACGACCCGTCCGGGGCCGGTGTCGACCCGTCGTCGGCGGTGCCGCCGCTGTCGGTGCTCGCCGCGGTCCGCCGCGGGGTGGCCGAGGAGATCGAGCCGCACAGCGCGGGCGGCGCGGTCCACGTGCGGCTGGACCCGGACGCCCCCGACGGGCCCGCGGCCCGGGTGGAGGTCCATCCGGCGGGCCCGGCCGAGCGGCCCGCCCGCGCCCCGCTCGTCCTGTTGGTCCTGCCGCTGGGCGTGCCCGTCGTGTGA
- a CDS encoding DEAD/DEAH box helicase, whose translation MTLTDRLPRSSDPANPPDPAALVDTFAEWAFDERGLSLYPAQEEALLELVTGANVILSTPTGSGKSLVAIGAHAAALARGERSFYTAPIKALVSEKFFALCEVFGADKVGMLTGDAAVNEKAPIICCTAEILANLALREGPGTDVGSVIMDEFHFYADPSRGWAWQVPIVELPQAQFLLMSATLGDTSFFAEDLTRRTGRETAEITSVERPVPLHFRYVVEPLHETITELLSTREAPVYVVHFTQQAAVERAQALMSVNVTSKEDKAAIAETIGAFRFTSGFGRTLSRLVRHGIGVHHAGMLPRYRRLVETLAQAGLLKVICGTDTLGVGINVPIRTVLFTALSKYDGRRVRPLKAREFHQIAGRAGRAGYDTVGTVVAQAPEHDIENAKALAKAGDDPKKRRKVQRKQPPEGFVGWSETSFEKLQQARPEPLTSHFEVTHAMLLNVVSRGGDTYAAMEHLLTDNHEPRKRQLKHMLRAIAIYRALRTSGVVEQYTVDGATRPRARVVDELQLDFALNQPLSPFALAVFELLDQESPTYALDVLSVIESTLDDPRQILAAQQNKARGEAIAAMKADGIEYEERMARLEEVTHPKPLDEMLHAALETYRRGAPWVADAVLSPKSVVRDMSERAMTFTEYVSHYQLARSEGLVLRYLADAYRALRQTVPEHARTEELTDLVEWLGELVRQTDSSLLDEWEKLAAGAGADGEVLPPGAEVAVATPTGVTGNARAFRVMVRNALFRRVELAAMGRYAELGDLDADAGWTADRWRDALAPYFAIHDRIGFGPDARGPELFDLTEEADRWLVRQVLDDPAGDRDWAITAEVDLAASDEAGEAVVWVTEVTDGSPA comes from the coding sequence ATGACGCTCACCGACCGGCTGCCGCGCTCCTCCGACCCCGCGAACCCCCCGGATCCCGCCGCGCTGGTGGACACCTTCGCCGAGTGGGCGTTCGACGAGCGCGGTCTGTCGCTGTACCCGGCGCAGGAGGAGGCGCTGCTGGAGCTGGTCACCGGCGCCAACGTGATCCTCTCGACGCCGACGGGCTCGGGGAAGTCGCTGGTCGCGATCGGCGCGCACGCCGCGGCGCTGGCCCGCGGTGAGCGCAGCTTCTACACCGCGCCGATCAAGGCGCTGGTCAGCGAGAAGTTCTTCGCGCTGTGCGAGGTGTTCGGCGCGGACAAGGTCGGCATGCTCACCGGCGACGCCGCGGTGAACGAGAAGGCTCCGATCATCTGCTGCACCGCGGAGATCCTGGCGAACCTCGCCCTGCGCGAGGGCCCCGGGACCGACGTCGGCTCGGTGATCATGGACGAGTTCCACTTCTACGCCGACCCGTCGCGCGGCTGGGCCTGGCAGGTGCCGATCGTCGAGCTGCCGCAGGCGCAGTTCCTGCTGATGAGCGCCACGCTGGGCGACACGTCGTTCTTCGCGGAGGACCTGACCCGGCGCACCGGGCGGGAGACCGCGGAGATCACCTCGGTGGAGCGGCCGGTGCCGCTGCACTTCCGCTACGTCGTCGAGCCGCTGCACGAGACGATCACCGAGCTGCTGTCGACGCGTGAGGCGCCGGTCTACGTCGTGCACTTCACCCAGCAGGCCGCCGTCGAACGGGCGCAGGCGCTGATGAGCGTCAACGTCACCTCCAAGGAGGACAAGGCCGCGATCGCCGAGACGATCGGGGCGTTCCGGTTCACCTCCGGCTTCGGCCGCACCCTGTCCCGCCTGGTGCGCCACGGGATCGGCGTGCACCACGCGGGGATGCTCCCCCGCTACCGGCGGCTGGTGGAGACCCTCGCCCAGGCCGGCCTGCTCAAGGTCATCTGCGGTACCGACACCCTCGGCGTCGGCATCAATGTGCCGATCCGCACGGTGCTGTTCACCGCCCTGTCCAAGTACGACGGGCGCCGCGTGCGCCCCCTCAAGGCCCGCGAGTTCCACCAGATCGCCGGCCGCGCCGGGCGGGCCGGGTACGACACCGTCGGCACCGTCGTCGCGCAGGCCCCCGAGCACGACATCGAGAACGCCAAGGCACTGGCCAAGGCGGGCGACGACCCGAAGAAGCGCCGCAAGGTGCAGCGCAAGCAGCCGCCCGAGGGGTTCGTCGGCTGGTCGGAGACCTCGTTCGAGAAGCTGCAGCAGGCCCGTCCGGAGCCGCTGACCAGCCACTTCGAGGTCACCCACGCGATGCTGCTCAACGTGGTGTCGCGCGGCGGGGACACCTACGCCGCGATGGAGCACCTGCTCACCGACAACCACGAGCCCCGCAAGCGGCAGCTGAAGCACATGCTGCGGGCGATCGCGATCTACCGGGCGCTGCGCACCTCCGGCGTCGTCGAGCAGTACACCGTGGACGGTGCGACCCGTCCACGGGCCCGGGTGGTCGACGAGCTGCAGCTGGACTTCGCGCTCAACCAGCCGCTGTCGCCGTTCGCGCTGGCGGTGTTCGAGCTCCTCGACCAGGAGTCGCCGACCTACGCCCTCGACGTGCTCTCGGTGATCGAGTCGACCCTCGACGACCCCCGTCAGATCCTCGCCGCCCAGCAGAACAAGGCCCGCGGCGAGGCGATCGCGGCGATGAAGGCCGACGGCATCGAGTACGAGGAGCGGATGGCCCGCCTGGAGGAGGTCACCCACCCCAAGCCCCTCGACGAGATGCTGCACGCCGCGCTGGAGACCTACCGCCGCGGCGCGCCGTGGGTCGCCGACGCCGTCCTGTCGCCGAAGTCGGTGGTCCGGGACATGAGCGAGCGGGCGATGACGTTCACCGAATACGTCTCGCACTACCAGCTCGCCCGCTCCGAGGGCCTGGTGCTGCGCTACCTGGCCGACGCCTACCGGGCGCTGCGCCAGACCGTGCCCGAGCACGCCCGCACCGAGGAGCTCACCGACCTCGTGGAGTGGCTGGGCGAGCTGGTCCGCCAGACCGACTCCTCGCTGCTCGACGAGTGGGAGAAGCTCGCCGCCGGGGCGGGTGCCGACGGGGAGGTGCTGCCGCCGGGGGCCGAGGTCGCCGTCGCCACGCCGACCGGGGTCACCGGCAACGCCCGCGCGTTCCGGGTCATGGTGCGCAACGCGCTGTTCCGCCGGGTGGAGCTCGCGGCGATGGGCCGCTACGCCGAGCTGGGCGACCTCGACGCCGACGCCGGCTGGACCGCCGACCGCTGGCGGGACGCCCTGGCCCCCTACTTCGCGATCCACGACCGGATCGGCTTCGGGCCGGACGCGCGCGGGCCCGAGCTGTTCGACCTCACCGAGGAGGCCGACCGCTGGCTGGTGCGCCAGGTCCTCGACGACCCGGCAGGCGACCGGGACTGGGCGATCACCGCCGAGGTGGACCTCGCTGCCTCCGACGAGGCCGGTGAGGCCGTCGTGTGGGTGACGGAGGTGACCGACGGGTCGCCGGCCTGA
- a CDS encoding putative bifunctional diguanylate cyclase/phosphodiesterase has translation MQQADVAAARADHGRALVPAALPDPADLATPWTAELARRSVLPVTELRPVVDRVTGQLRAAALAECYDPDLPATAGGDLVRARIHQPGCLEIGMELLGAHLEPAADTAARVRRIAAVLAAFARGFTEATRSLVLAEHEQVTRAALEARRVAEEARRRSDLRLRTVVDSAAVGIVIFDPDGRLVEVNETAAVMSGYTPAQLLRMRVTDFVPRESAPEVWAERPRLLDGSLDRLRVVRPVRRADDSDVWIDAVVTLLGPIGGDEQLLVAVVSDVTDQLLMQESLAHQASHDPLTGLPNRSLFFERLRAAIDAGSSGARPGVCYLDLDGFKVVNDTLGHQAGDRLLQVLADRLRGALEPGGHLVARMGGDEFVVLVPRTADRAELEEVATRALGTVRRPVRVDGRDIVISASVGVVRHDGELGIDELIAAADTTLYSAKRAGRGRYVLYDRDRHRDDVARFELSSQMPEALRRDDFVVVYQPLVRLADEQTIGVEALVRWQRPDGQLLGPDRFIPLAEETGLVVPLGRRVLDEACRQGRVWADAYPGRPLTISVNVAARQVTESDLVADVAATLERHDWPPELLQLELTESDLMGSPGRPLATLRELDRLGVKIAIDDFGTGYSNLAYLRHLPVHRLKLAGHFLAGTAERDDVILRTLISLASALDLEVTAEAVETREQAARLREYGCANAQGWYYAPAVVAERVPDLIRDPFLRDL, from the coding sequence ATGCAGCAGGCCGACGTCGCCGCTGCTCGCGCCGACCACGGACGGGCGCTCGTCCCCGCAGCACTCCCCGACCCCGCCGACCTCGCCACCCCGTGGACCGCGGAGCTGGCCCGCCGTTCGGTGCTGCCGGTCACGGAGCTGCGCCCGGTCGTCGACCGGGTGACCGGGCAGCTGCGGGCCGCCGCCCTGGCCGAGTGCTACGACCCGGACCTCCCCGCGACCGCCGGCGGGGACCTCGTGCGGGCGCGCATCCACCAGCCGGGCTGCCTGGAGATCGGGATGGAGCTGCTGGGGGCGCACCTGGAGCCGGCCGCGGACACCGCCGCCCGGGTCCGGCGGATCGCGGCCGTGCTGGCGGCGTTCGCCCGCGGGTTCACCGAGGCCACCCGCAGCCTGGTCCTCGCCGAGCACGAGCAGGTCACCCGGGCCGCGCTGGAGGCCCGCCGCGTCGCCGAGGAGGCCCGCCGTCGCTCGGACCTGCGGCTGCGGACCGTCGTCGACTCCGCGGCCGTCGGGATCGTGATCTTCGACCCGGACGGGCGGCTCGTCGAGGTGAACGAGACCGCCGCCGTCATGTCCGGGTACACGCCCGCACAGCTGCTGAGGATGCGGGTCACCGACTTCGTGCCCCGGGAGTCGGCGCCGGAGGTGTGGGCGGAGCGGCCGCGGCTGCTCGACGGCTCCCTGGACCGGCTCCGGGTGGTCCGCCCGGTCCGGCGCGCCGACGACAGCGACGTGTGGATCGACGCCGTGGTCACCCTGCTCGGCCCGATCGGCGGTGACGAGCAGCTGCTCGTCGCGGTGGTGTCCGACGTGACCGACCAGTTGCTGATGCAGGAGAGCCTGGCCCACCAGGCGTCGCACGACCCGCTGACCGGGCTGCCGAACCGGTCGCTGTTCTTCGAACGCCTGCGCGCCGCGATCGACGCGGGCTCCTCCGGTGCCCGCCCGGGGGTCTGCTATCTGGACCTGGACGGGTTCAAGGTCGTCAACGACACCCTGGGCCACCAGGCCGGGGACCGGCTGCTGCAGGTCCTGGCCGACCGGCTCCGGGGCGCGCTGGAGCCCGGCGGGCACCTCGTCGCGCGGATGGGCGGCGACGAGTTCGTCGTGCTGGTGCCGCGCACCGCCGACCGGGCCGAGCTGGAGGAGGTCGCGACCCGCGCGCTGGGGACCGTTCGCCGCCCGGTGCGCGTCGACGGCCGCGACATCGTGATCTCGGCCAGCGTCGGGGTGGTGCGCCACGACGGCGAGCTGGGCATCGACGAGCTGATCGCCGCCGCCGACACCACCCTGTACTCGGCCAAGCGCGCCGGTCGCGGGCGCTACGTGCTCTACGACCGCGACCGGCACCGCGACGACGTCGCCCGCTTCGAGCTGTCCTCGCAGATGCCCGAGGCGCTGCGCCGCGACGACTTCGTGGTCGTCTACCAGCCCCTGGTGCGCCTGGCCGACGAGCAGACCATCGGGGTCGAGGCGCTGGTGCGCTGGCAGCGGCCCGACGGGCAGCTTCTGGGCCCGGACCGGTTCATCCCGCTCGCCGAGGAGACCGGGCTGGTCGTGCCGCTGGGCCGCCGGGTCCTCGACGAGGCGTGTCGGCAGGGCCGGGTCTGGGCCGACGCGTACCCGGGCAGGCCGCTGACGATCAGCGTGAACGTCGCCGCCCGGCAGGTGACCGAGTCGGACCTGGTCGCCGACGTCGCGGCGACGCTGGAGCGCCACGACTGGCCGCCGGAGCTGCTGCAGCTCGAGCTGACCGAGTCCGACCTGATGGGCTCCCCCGGCCGGCCGTTGGCCACGCTGCGCGAGCTCGACCGGCTCGGTGTGAAGATCGCCATCGACGATTTCGGGACCGGCTACTCCAACCTCGCCTACCTGCGGCACCTGCCGGTGCACCGGCTCAAGCTGGCCGGGCACTTCCTGGCCGGGACCGCCGAGCGCGACGACGTCATCCTGCGCACGCTGATCTCGCTGGCCTCCGCGCTGGACCTGGAGGTCACCGCGGAGGCGGTGGAGACCCGGGAGCAGGCGGCGCGGCTGCGCGAGTACGGCTGCGCCAACGCGCAGGGCTGGTACTACGCACCCGCGGTCGTCGCGGAACGGGTCCCGGACCTGATCCGGGACCCGTTCCTGCGTGACCTCTGA
- a CDS encoding LLM class F420-dependent oxidoreductase, which translates to MTDPRPVRIGLQLQPQHADYADIRRTVAAAEEAGVDVVFNWDHFFPLYGEPDGKHFECWTMLGAWAEATSRVEIGALVTCNSYRNPELLADMARTVDHISDGRLILGIGSGWFQRDYDEYGYEFGTAGGRLNDLAAALPRIRSRWSALNPAPTRDIPILIGGGGEKKTLRYTAEHAGIWHGFGDVDTVTRKSGILDGHCRDIGRDPAEIERSVAVEGAPEDDGAALYDAGVRLFTVGQDGQGGYDLSRLKDWIAWRDERNG; encoded by the coding sequence ATGACCGATCCCCGTCCCGTCCGCATCGGACTGCAGCTGCAGCCCCAGCACGCCGACTACGCCGACATCCGCCGCACCGTGGCCGCCGCCGAGGAGGCCGGCGTCGACGTCGTCTTCAACTGGGACCACTTCTTCCCGCTCTACGGCGAGCCCGACGGCAAGCACTTCGAGTGCTGGACCATGCTCGGCGCCTGGGCCGAGGCGACCTCCCGGGTGGAGATCGGCGCCCTGGTGACCTGCAACAGCTACCGCAACCCCGAGCTGCTCGCCGACATGGCCCGCACCGTCGACCACATCTCCGACGGCCGGCTGATCCTGGGCATCGGCTCCGGCTGGTTCCAGCGCGACTACGACGAGTACGGCTACGAGTTCGGCACCGCGGGCGGCCGGCTGAACGACCTGGCCGCGGCCCTGCCCCGCATCCGGAGCCGCTGGTCGGCGCTCAACCCGGCGCCGACCCGCGACATCCCGATCCTCATCGGCGGCGGGGGCGAGAAGAAGACCCTGCGCTACACCGCCGAGCACGCCGGCATCTGGCACGGCTTCGGCGACGTCGACACCGTCACCCGCAAGAGCGGCATCCTCGACGGGCACTGCCGCGACATCGGCCGCGACCCGGCCGAGATCGAACGCTCGGTCGCCGTCGAGGGCGCCCCGGAGGACGACGGCGCCGCCCTGTACGACGCCGGGGTGCGCCTGTTCACCGTCGGCCAGGACGGCCAGGGCGGCTACGACCTGTCCCGGCTGAAGGACTGGATCGCCTGGCGCGACGAGCGCAACGGCTGA